Proteins from one Robertmurraya sp. FSL R5-0851 genomic window:
- the qoxD gene encoding cytochrome aa3 quinol oxidase subunit IV: MTELFPRKQVIGFVFSLILTAVALGVYFFDMPFAVGMTVLLLTAFAQAGLQLIVFMHAGETEDKGSIYINIYYGLIIALVTIFGTLLAMVWNM; the protein is encoded by the coding sequence ATGACCGAATTATTCCCTCGGAAACAAGTAATAGGGTTTGTGTTTTCGTTAATTCTTACCGCGGTAGCACTTGGGGTTTATTTCTTTGACATGCCGTTTGCAGTAGGTATGACGGTACTCCTTTTAACAGCATTCGCACAGGCAGGTCTTCAACTTATTGTTTTTATGCATGCTGGTGAAACAGAGGATAAGGGTTCGATTTATATAAATATATACTACGGATTAATTATTGCCTTAGTTACCATCTTTGGTACATTACTAGCTATGGTTTGGAATATGTAA
- a CDS encoding MATE family efflux transporter: MNSKKVMEADTDKSRLKLIIILAIPAVIENFFQTALGFVDTFFVSKIDLAAVSAVGVTNAILAIYFALFMAIGVAANVRIANFLGANLPEKARHISQQSILLAILCGLLTGVLTLFFSEPLLKLMGIEENVLEVGSLYFKIVGISSILMSLMFVMSAILRGAGDTRSPMYVSIIINVLHAFLDYVLIFGFLFIPEMGIIGATLSTVFSRFVGSVLLFFYINRSNVLVFRRDYWKPDKVHLKELMTLGTPAAGERLLMRAGQIVYFGFVVALGTNAFAAHQIAGNVEVFSYMIGYGFSTATTILVGQQIGAGNYEEAKNYTKLSTYLAFSSMVVLGVLLFFLGDWAASFFTKEQAVINDIGTALKISGIFQPFLAILLVLTGAFQGANNTKYPMYLTAVGIWAVRTVLVYLLGIRFEWGLAGVWIAIGLDIAFRAIVLMVKFKSGKWVRLGDAPEPEAHCHPQSTKENMSSCANNY; the protein is encoded by the coding sequence ATGAATTCCAAAAAAGTTATGGAAGCAGACACTGATAAATCCCGGCTGAAACTAATTATAATCCTCGCCATACCAGCTGTAATCGAAAATTTCTTTCAAACTGCCCTTGGCTTTGTTGATACGTTTTTTGTTTCAAAAATTGACTTGGCTGCGGTATCTGCTGTTGGGGTAACCAATGCCATTCTTGCAATATATTTTGCCCTATTCATGGCCATTGGGGTAGCTGCAAATGTTCGAATTGCCAATTTCCTTGGAGCAAATCTTCCAGAAAAAGCCCGCCACATTTCACAGCAATCGATTTTATTAGCCATTCTGTGCGGTTTACTTACTGGCGTCCTTACACTATTTTTTTCGGAACCGTTGCTAAAACTGATGGGAATTGAAGAGAATGTACTGGAGGTTGGTTCCTTATACTTTAAAATTGTCGGTATTTCATCAATCCTTATGTCATTGATGTTTGTCATGAGCGCTATATTAAGAGGAGCAGGGGATACACGTTCTCCTATGTACGTCAGCATTATTATAAATGTCCTGCATGCTTTTCTCGACTATGTGCTAATATTTGGCTTTTTGTTTATCCCGGAAATGGGGATAATTGGTGCAACTTTATCAACTGTCTTTTCAAGATTTGTGGGAAGTGTTCTTCTATTTTTCTATATAAACCGTTCAAATGTACTTGTTTTTCGTAGGGATTACTGGAAGCCAGATAAAGTTCACTTGAAGGAACTTATGACCCTCGGAACTCCAGCAGCGGGTGAACGGTTATTAATGAGAGCAGGTCAAATTGTATATTTTGGGTTTGTAGTTGCTCTGGGTACCAATGCTTTTGCTGCTCATCAAATTGCAGGAAATGTTGAGGTATTTTCTTATATGATTGGCTATGGTTTTTCTACTGCAACGACTATCCTTGTCGGTCAGCAAATAGGAGCAGGAAATTATGAAGAGGCCAAAAATTACACTAAGCTTTCGACTTATCTAGCCTTTAGCTCAATGGTTGTTCTTGGGGTTTTGCTATTCTTCCTCGGCGACTGGGCGGCATCCTTCTTTACAAAAGAACAGGCCGTTATCAATGATATCGGTACTGCTCTAAAGATTTCAGGTATTTTCCAGCCCTTCTTGGCTATCCTGTTAGTTTTGACGGGAGCATTCCAGGGTGCGAATAACACTAAATACCCTATGTACCTAACGGCTGTCGGAATATGGGCCGTTCGTACTGTTCTAGTCTATTTACTCGGTATTAGATTTGAATGGGGACTTGCAGGAGTATGGATTGCAATAGGTCTCGATATTGCCTTTCGTGCAATCGTCTTGATGGTCAAATTTAAAAGCGGAAAATGGGTTAGGCTTGGAGATGCTCCAGAGCCCGAGGCACACTGCCATCCACAATCAACAAAGGAAAATATGTCTTCATGTGCTAACAACTATTAA
- a CDS encoding cell wall hydrolase, giving the protein MNKFKKLIVAAGLMLSISSFTLTNQTEAATTYTVKSGQTYWKIATGFGIPLNSLMSANNSKPLIAGQNITLPNSPISAADKDLMARLVRAEAVGEPYAGKVAVAVVILNRVKSDQFPNSVRGVIYQISNGYYAFTPVANGEINKPADAESKRAVNEAIALMGKGGGSLFFYNPDTSTNSWILSRPVTARIGNHVFAR; this is encoded by the coding sequence TTGAATAAATTTAAAAAACTGATAGTAGCAGCTGGACTTATGTTATCCATTTCATCATTTACATTAACAAATCAAACTGAGGCTGCAACAACATATACAGTTAAATCTGGTCAAACATATTGGAAAATAGCTACAGGTTTCGGCATTCCTTTAAATAGTTTAATGAGTGCAAATAATAGTAAGCCACTTATTGCAGGACAAAATATAACACTACCAAACTCTCCAATTTCAGCAGCAGATAAAGATTTAATGGCACGTTTAGTTCGTGCAGAGGCTGTAGGTGAACCGTACGCTGGAAAAGTGGCAGTAGCGGTTGTCATTCTTAACCGTGTAAAAAGTGACCAGTTCCCTAATTCGGTCCGTGGAGTTATTTATCAAATATCAAATGGATATTATGCGTTTACTCCTGTAGCAAACGGTGAAATTAATAAGCCGGCTGATGCTGAATCCAAAAGAGCTGTTAATGAAGCAATTGCCTTAATGGGTAAAGGTGGGGGCTCATTGTTTTTCTATAATCCTGATACTTCTACAAATTCATGGATATTATCTCGACCTGTGACAGCTAGAATTGGAAATCATGTTTTTGCAAGGTAA
- a CDS encoding DUF2187 family protein: MKKTKAKINDQIEFVREGYLLIGLVESVRDNSVIVEISYDDASKLNYVNNKTVVSHSNYIVIE, translated from the coding sequence ATGAAAAAAACTAAAGCAAAAATTAATGATCAGATTGAGTTTGTTAGAGAAGGTTACCTTTTAATAGGGTTAGTTGAAAGTGTGAGAGATAATAGTGTGATTGTTGAAATATCATATGACGATGCTAGTAAATTAAATTATGTAAATAATAAAACAGTGGTTAGTCATTCAAATTATATTGTTATTGAATAA
- the qoxA gene encoding cytochrome aa3 quinol oxidase subunit II, protein MKFKCGVLTFITIATVLTGCQQLTVLDPKGPQAERLASDILLTMGIMAFIVIVVLALLIYMLVKFRASKQSPSDEPPYIEGNAWVEAVCVGVPVLIVAYLSFVSVQSNYIVEATLKGYEDQEPLVIYASSSNWKWHFSYPEEDIETVNYLYIPTDRPIEFKLYSYGPITSFWIPQLAGQKYAMSNMVNTLHLAADEPGEFMGRNVNFSGEGFAENTFNVTAMSQVEFEEWVEEVKETADPLTEKKFNDLLEPGHLGQMTFTGTHLEFNPPPEENGSSETATSNDESKN, encoded by the coding sequence ATGAAATTTAAATGCGGAGTGTTAACGTTTATAACTATTGCCACAGTGCTAACAGGATGTCAACAACTAACGGTATTAGATCCGAAAGGTCCTCAAGCTGAGAGACTTGCGAGTGACATCCTTTTGACAATGGGGATCATGGCATTTATTGTCATTGTTGTTTTGGCACTATTAATCTACATGTTAGTTAAATTCCGTGCTTCTAAACAAAGTCCATCTGATGAACCGCCCTATATTGAGGGGAATGCATGGGTTGAAGCGGTCTGTGTAGGGGTACCGGTTCTAATAGTTGCCTATCTTTCGTTTGTATCTGTTCAAAGTAACTATATTGTTGAAGCAACACTAAAAGGATACGAAGATCAAGAGCCTTTAGTCATTTATGCTTCGTCTTCTAATTGGAAATGGCATTTTAGTTACCCTGAAGAAGATATTGAGACGGTTAATTACTTATATATTCCAACTGATAGACCTATTGAGTTCAAACTTTATTCCTACGGACCAATTACTAGTTTTTGGATCCCACAGCTTGCTGGCCAAAAATATGCAATGAGCAACATGGTTAATACATTACACTTAGCCGCTGATGAACCTGGTGAATTTATGGGGCGAAACGTAAACTTTAGTGGGGAAGGATTTGCGGAAAATACCTTCAATGTAACTGCGATGTCTCAGGTTGAATTTGAGGAATGGGTAGAAGAAGTTAAGGAAACAGCTGACCCACTGACTGAGAAAAAGTTTAATGACTTATTAGAACCTGGTCATCTTGGGCAAATGACCTTTACGGGAACTCACTTAGAATTTAACCCACCTCCAGAAGAAAATGGATCCTCTGAAACAGCGACTTCCAATGATGAATCAAAGAATTAA
- a CDS encoding F510_1955 family glycosylhydrolase, with product MKVGILLTTLIGIFLVGCTKENTLISSFKPAKEIKISHIHGIGYVGNESELYIATHEGLVKYVDDNWFEDRYNKHDYIAFEAMSNGFYSSGYESSNSNIKTPLGIVRSVDEGKSIEFWQFYGETDFSHLTAGYNQQSLYVINEIPNQKLNKGLYYSVDMGVTWTQSLLYGLNTKAVSRIAAHPSEPNIIAVSTKEGLFYSSDFGDNFKLLSEPNMITTVYVEENSLIYSSIEGEDIFLNEMSMDSSQVSRISLPELLKENPITNISTNPNNREEITITTLRDDIFLSLNRGKEWTKISSYGKLD from the coding sequence ATGAAAGTAGGGATTCTTTTAACAACTTTGATTGGCATCTTTTTAGTAGGTTGTACAAAAGAAAATACATTAATCTCCTCCTTTAAACCAGCAAAGGAAATAAAAATTAGCCATATACATGGTATAGGTTATGTGGGAAATGAGAGTGAGTTGTATATTGCAACACATGAAGGTTTAGTTAAATATGTTGACGATAATTGGTTTGAAGACAGATATAATAAACACGATTACATTGCATTTGAAGCAATGAGTAACGGATTTTATTCAAGTGGTTACGAATCTTCTAACTCAAACATCAAAACTCCACTGGGTATTGTAAGGAGTGTCGATGAAGGCAAATCTATAGAATTTTGGCAATTTTATGGTGAAACAGATTTTAGCCACCTCACTGCCGGCTACAATCAGCAAAGTCTATATGTCATTAATGAAATACCCAATCAAAAATTAAATAAAGGTCTGTACTACTCAGTTGATATGGGGGTTACATGGACACAAAGCCTACTCTATGGTCTTAACACCAAAGCAGTTTCAAGGATTGCTGCGCATCCTTCAGAACCTAATATTATTGCAGTTTCTACAAAAGAGGGTTTGTTCTATTCAAGTGATTTCGGTGATAATTTCAAGCTCCTTAGCGAACCAAATATGATTACAACTGTCTATGTAGAGGAAAACTCCCTTATTTATTCATCAATTGAAGGAGAGGATATTTTCTTGAATGAAATGAGTATGGATTCAAGTCAAGTAAGTAGGATTTCTTTGCCGGAACTTCTAAAAGAAAATCCAATAACAAATATATCTACAAACCCCAATAATAGAGAGGAAATTACTATTACAACATTAAGGGATGACATTTTCCTTTCATTAAACAGAGGAAAGGAATGGACCAAAATTTCATCATATGGAAAACTAGATTAA
- a CDS encoding LysM peptidoglycan-binding domain-containing protein: MDKYKRYEIRLIKNDEYEIVIYLADHLSEFANELGTLPRERKDVVALAKQIIGERYPNIKVTMVKVIIGGIAVTSLPLMGGDESSVQAATSTASTNQVSQDGSIYYQVNSGDTLWSVSRNFNTTVNNIKRANSLTSDILQLNQRLIIPKAFHKVEKGDYLTVLARDYRTTVNAIKEANRLTSDSIQLGQVLIIPVLIEGQTILQPTTSPPTQPTQTNTYTVVAGDTLYSIVQRFGTTLEAIRATNNLTTDLLTIGQTLTLPPNTPAPTAPIPEQVTRNYTVVGGDSLSVIAKRFGTTVEALRSANYLTTDLLKIGQVLVIPSRNTTTEIPAGANEQATPTAPSTYTVVAGDNLWNIAQRFGTTVALIRSTNNLGTDLLRIGQILNIPTRTNETQPTPSLEPNETKTPTPITNTEERNTFTYSVRSGDTLSVIAQRFGVSVDNIRSTNNLNSDILQVGQALTIPNGINAPAQTSENTLTYLTHTVVSGDNIWDLSVRYGIPQSELLRVNNLTITSMLTLGQRLKIPVHNIAVKPVVSEKHGEFLDWWTEAQYVFTIGKTVKVTDLATGKFFNITRTIGANHADSETPTINDTNIAKSIWGGYSWTPRAVILEIEGRKIAASMSFMPHDREYIANNGITGHFDVYFSNSTRHVDGKPDASHQAQVERAAGLR, translated from the coding sequence ATGGACAAATACAAGAGGTATGAGATTAGGTTGATAAAAAATGACGAGTACGAAATTGTTATTTACTTAGCCGATCACTTATCGGAGTTTGCTAATGAATTAGGCACGTTACCTAGAGAAAGAAAAGATGTAGTTGCGCTAGCAAAACAGATTATTGGAGAACGCTACCCTAATATCAAGGTTACGATGGTAAAAGTTATCATTGGTGGAATTGCAGTTACATCTCTTCCTTTAATGGGTGGGGATGAATCTTCTGTACAAGCAGCCACTTCTACAGCATCCACTAATCAAGTATCACAAGATGGCTCGATATATTATCAGGTTAATTCTGGTGACACCCTTTGGAGTGTATCGAGGAATTTTAATACAACGGTTAATAATATTAAACGAGCAAACAGTTTAACTTCTGATATCTTACAACTTAATCAGAGACTGATTATTCCAAAAGCATTCCATAAAGTAGAAAAAGGTGACTATTTAACAGTACTTGCAAGAGACTACAGAACTACGGTTAATGCTATTAAGGAAGCCAATCGTTTAACTAGTGATAGTATCCAGCTTGGGCAAGTATTGATTATCCCAGTGTTGATTGAGGGACAAACTATACTTCAACCAACAACTTCGCCCCCTACACAACCCACACAAACAAATACGTATACTGTGGTCGCCGGTGACACTTTATATTCCATTGTTCAACGCTTTGGTACAACATTAGAAGCTATACGTGCTACAAATAATTTAACTACTGACTTGTTGACAATTGGACAAACCTTGACACTACCCCCAAACACACCTGCACCAACAGCACCTATCCCGGAACAGGTTACCAGGAATTATACGGTTGTTGGAGGAGACAGTTTATCCGTGATTGCAAAGCGTTTTGGAACGACAGTAGAGGCATTGCGAAGTGCTAACTACTTAACAACGGATTTATTAAAAATTGGGCAGGTCTTAGTCATACCTAGTAGGAATACAACAACTGAAATTCCAGCAGGTGCGAATGAACAAGCTACACCAACTGCCCCATCAACATATACAGTAGTCGCAGGGGACAATTTATGGAATATCGCGCAACGATTTGGAACTACCGTCGCACTTATTAGAAGTACAAATAATCTAGGAACCGATTTATTGCGAATTGGGCAAATACTCAACATACCAACAAGAACAAACGAGACACAACCAACACCAAGTCTTGAACCTAATGAAACTAAAACGCCAACTCCGATTACTAATACCGAAGAACGAAATACGTTTACTTATTCTGTGAGATCAGGAGATACACTTTCTGTTATCGCCCAACGGTTTGGAGTATCAGTTGATAATATTCGTTCAACCAATAACTTGAACTCAGATATCTTACAGGTAGGACAAGCTTTAACCATACCAAACGGCATTAATGCACCAGCTCAAACTAGCGAAAATACATTGACCTATTTAACACACACTGTAGTATCAGGGGATAATATTTGGGACTTAAGTGTCCGTTACGGAATTCCACAGAGTGAACTTTTACGAGTAAATAATTTAACGATCACCAGTATGCTTACATTAGGACAGAGGCTTAAAATTCCAGTTCATAATATTGCCGTAAAACCAGTTGTAAGCGAAAAGCACGGTGAATTTTTGGATTGGTGGACCGAGGCCCAGTATGTTTTCACTATCGGAAAAACAGTAAAGGTTACAGATTTGGCAACAGGGAAGTTTTTCAATATTACCCGCACTATTGGTGCAAACCATGCTGACAGTGAAACGCCTACCATTAATGACACTAACATTGCTAAGTCTATATGGGGAGGTTATTCATGGACACCTAGAGCTGTTATTCTCGAAATAGAAGGTAGAAAAATTGCTGCTAGCATGAGCTTTATGCCTCATGATCGTGAATATATCGCTAATAACGGTATAACCGGGCATTTCGATGTGTATTTTAGTAACTCTACACGTCACGTAGATGGGAAACCCGACGCCTCTCATCAAGCCCAAGTTGAGCGGGCAGCAGGCCTAAGATAA